The Ochotona princeps isolate mOchPri1 chromosome 1, mOchPri1.hap1, whole genome shotgun sequence genome has a segment encoding these proteins:
- the RBM24 gene encoding RNA-binding protein 24 isoform X1 has product MHTTQKDTTYTKIFVGGLPYHTTDASLRKYFEVFGEIEEAVVITDRQTGKSRGYGFVTMADRAAAERACKDPNPIIDGRKANVNLAYLGAKPRIMQPGFAFGVQQLHPALIQRPFGIPTHYVYPQAFVQPGVVIPHVQPTAAAASTTPYIDYTGAAYAQYSAAAAAAAAAAAYDQYPYAASPAAAGYVTAGGYGYAVQQPITAAAPGTAAAAAAAAAAAAAFGQYQPQQLQADRMQ; this is encoded by the exons ATGCACACGACCCAGAAGGACACGACGTACACCAAAATCTTCGTCGGGGGGCTGCCCTACCACACCACTGATGCCAGCCTGCGCAAGTACTTCGAGGTCTTCGGCGAGATCGAGGAGGCGGTGGTCATCACCGACCGGCAGACGGGCAAGTCCCGGGGCTATGGATTT GTCACCATGGCTGACCGGGCAGCCGCCGAGAGGGCCTGCAAGGATCCCAACCCCATCATTGATGGCAGAAAGGCCAACGTGAACCTGGCATACTTAGGAGCAAAACCAAGGATCATGCAACCAG GTTTTGCCTTTGGCGTTCAGCAGCTTCATCCGGCCCTCATTCAGAGACCTTTCGG GATACCTACCCACTATGTCTACCCGCAGGCTTTTGTGCAGCCTGGAGTGGTCATTCCACACGTGCAGCCCACAGCAGCTGCGGCCTCCACCACACCTTACATTGATTACACTGGAGCTGCCTACGCGCAGTActcggctgcagctgctgccgccgccgccgccgctgcctaTGACCAGTACCCCTACGCGGcgtccccagctgctgcaggctatGTCACCGCCGGGGGCTACGGCTACGCCGTCCAGCAGCCCATCACCGCGGCTGCACCGGGGacagctgccgccgccgccgcagctgctgcagctgccgccGCCTTCGGCCAGTACCAACCTCAGCAGCTGCAGGCGGACCGAATGCAGTAG
- the RBM24 gene encoding RNA-binding protein 24 isoform X2 yields the protein MHTTQKDTTYTKIFVGGLPYHTTDASLRKYFEVFGEIEEAVVITDRQTGKSRGYGFVTMADRAAAERACKDPNPIIDGRKANVNLAYLGAKPRIMQPGFAFGVQQLHPALIQRPFGRKRAVSPSVAS from the exons ATGCACACGACCCAGAAGGACACGACGTACACCAAAATCTTCGTCGGGGGGCTGCCCTACCACACCACTGATGCCAGCCTGCGCAAGTACTTCGAGGTCTTCGGCGAGATCGAGGAGGCGGTGGTCATCACCGACCGGCAGACGGGCAAGTCCCGGGGCTATGGATTT GTCACCATGGCTGACCGGGCAGCCGCCGAGAGGGCCTGCAAGGATCCCAACCCCATCATTGATGGCAGAAAGGCCAACGTGAACCTGGCATACTTAGGAGCAAAACCAAGGATCATGCAACCAG GTTTTGCCTTTGGCGTTCAGCAGCTTCATCCGGCCCTCATTCAGAGACCTTTCGG ACGTAAACGAGCCGTCTCACCCTCAGTGGCGTCCTAG
- the RBM24 gene encoding RNA-binding protein 24 isoform X3 — MHTTQKDTTYTKIFVGGLPYHTTDASLRKYFEVFGEIEEAVVITDRQTGKSRGYGFVTMADRAAAERACKDPNPIIDGRKANVNLAYLGAKPRIMQPGFAFGVQQLHPALIQRPFGARIQLS; from the exons ATGCACACGACCCAGAAGGACACGACGTACACCAAAATCTTCGTCGGGGGGCTGCCCTACCACACCACTGATGCCAGCCTGCGCAAGTACTTCGAGGTCTTCGGCGAGATCGAGGAGGCGGTGGTCATCACCGACCGGCAGACGGGCAAGTCCCGGGGCTATGGATTT GTCACCATGGCTGACCGGGCAGCCGCCGAGAGGGCCTGCAAGGATCCCAACCCCATCATTGATGGCAGAAAGGCCAACGTGAACCTGGCATACTTAGGAGCAAAACCAAGGATCATGCAACCAG GTTTTGCCTTTGGCGTTCAGCAGCTTCATCCGGCCCTCATTCAGAGACCTTTCGG GGCTCGTATACAGTTAAGCTAA